From Solibaculum mannosilyticum:
GTAGTCGGTAATCTGGCCCACGCGGGTATTTTCCACATTAAAGTTGACTTTGACACAAGGGGTATAGATCGAGTCGACCGGGATGACGCCGATGGCCGACTGCATCAATTGCTTGTTGCGTTCGGCCGGTACATATCCGCGGCCCTTGTCGATGGTAATCTCCATATAGAGTTTGCCATCTTCGCCCAAGGTGGCGATGTGCATATCGGGGTTGAGGATCTCCACTTCCGAATCGCATTTGATGGATCCGGCAGTGATCTCGGTCTCCCCTTCTGCTTCGATGTAGACAATTTTAGGACCGTCGCCATGAATCTTGGCCGTCAGGCCTTTGATATTGAGGATGATTTCGGTCACATCCTCTTTGACGCCGGGAATCGTGGAAAACTCGTGCAGGATGCCGTCGATCTTAACCGACATGACGGCCACGCCAGGCAAGGACGATAGCAATACTCTGCGCAGGCTGTTGCCGAGGGTGATACCATAGCCTCTCTCCAACGGCTCTACGGTAAATTTACCGTAGGAACCGTCCGGCGAGAGCTCAACTGTATCGATTTTTGGTTTTTCAATCTCGATCATAAAAGCCCTCCTTGACAGATACAAGCGTGTAATACGCCTGTGATAATGAATCTATCCTGCGATGCCAATGAAAAACAAATGGGCATTACTTGGAGTAGAGCTCGACGATCAGATGCTCCTCGACGGGCAGATCGATGTCCTCACGGGCGGGCATTTTGGTAACAGTACCCTTGAGGGTATTCTTTTCACGCTCCAGCCACTGGGGCAGCATCACCATGGGGGCATCCTCGCCGGTCAGCTTGCTGAATTTGGCAGAGCTGCGGCTGGAAGCGACCACTTCAATGACGTCGCCGGGCTTGACCAGATAGGAGGGGATGTTGACCTTTCTGCCATTCACGGTAAAATGTGCATGGCTGACGGCCTGACGGGCCTCACGACGGGTCTGGACAAATCCCAAACGGTATACAACGTTATCCAGGCGGCGCTCCACCAGCACCAGCAGGTTCTCACCTGTTTTACCGGCCATACGGGAAGCTTTGTCGTAATACTCGCGGAACTGCTTCTCCATAATGCCGTAAACAAATTTAACCTTCTGCTTCTCAGCCAGCTGCAAAGCATACTCGCTCTTTTTCTTTCTCATCTGGCCACCGGGGTTGCGATTGCTCGTTTTCTTCGCGTAACCCATGACGGCAGGAGAAATGCCCAGTGCTCGGCAGCGCTTGGCGATAGGCTGCATATTTCTAGCCATAATTTTGTTTCTCCTTTCGATCAGACACGCCGTCTCTTGGGAGGACGGCAGCCGTTGTGGGGAATGGGTGTGACGTCGCGGATCAGGCTCACTTCCAGACC
This genomic window contains:
- a CDS encoding DNA-directed RNA polymerase subunit alpha, yielding MIEIEKPKIDTVELSPDGSYGKFTVEPLERGYGITLGNSLRRVLLSSLPGVAVMSVKIDGILHEFSTIPGVKEDVTEIILNIKGLTAKIHGDGPKIVYIEAEGETEITAGSIKCDSEVEILNPDMHIATLGEDGKLYMEITIDKGRGYVPAERNKQLMQSAIGVIPVDSIYTPCVKVNFNVENTRVGQITDYDKLTLEVWTNGTLSAKEAVSLAAKVLTEHLNLFADLSDETFATEIMVEKDDKGKEKVLEMTIEELDLSVRSFNCLKRAGINTVEDLINKSEEDMMKVRNLGRKSLEEVIAKLAALGFSLSREEE
- the rpsD gene encoding 30S ribosomal protein S4, coding for MARNMQPIAKRCRALGISPAVMGYAKKTSNRNPGGQMRKKKSEYALQLAEKQKVKFVYGIMEKQFREYYDKASRMAGKTGENLLVLVERRLDNVVYRLGFVQTRREARQAVSHAHFTVNGRKVNIPSYLVKPGDVIEVVASSRSSAKFSKLTGEDAPMVMLPQWLEREKNTLKGTVTKMPAREDIDLPVEEHLIVELYSK